In Colletotrichum destructivum chromosome 8, complete sequence, the following proteins share a genomic window:
- a CDS encoding Putative Marvel domain-containing protein codes for MVSLVPIAHIVAAVFSIIELGLSSYVASGYNGYNGWSGWWSRSPDIVNFIIFNSVWSLLVLAYVGLTPLYLTRFFHKLVSLGLLVITTIFWFAGAIALAVFVGVPRCGGSSWCASSQAAVAFAFFIWAIFTFLTVLDTLEAMRSRGHSTKTYHTYPGA; via the exons ATGGTCTCCCTCGTCCCTATCGCCCACATTGTGGCCGCTGTCTTCTCCATAATCGAGCTTGGTCTGAGTTCCTATG TTGCTAGCGGGTACAACGGATACAACGGCTGGAGCGGATGGTGGTCGCGCTCCCCTGATATCGTTaacttcatcatcttcaactcGGTCTGGTCTCTGCTGGTCCTTGCTTATGTCGGTCTGACACCTCTGTACCTGACCCGCTTCTTCCACAAGCTTGTCTCCCTCGGCTTGCTCGTCATCACCACCATTTTTTGGTTTGCCGGCGCCATTGCCCTCGCTGTCTTCGTTGGCGTCCCtcgctgcggcggcagctcctGGTGTGCATCCTCTCAGGCCGCTGTTGCGTTTGCCTTCTTCATTTGGGCTATCTTCACTTTCCTTACCGTCCTCGATaccctcgaggccatgcgATCGCGCGGCCACAGCACCAAGACCTACCACACCTACCCTGGTGCTTAA
- a CDS encoding Putative PLC-like phosphodiesterase, TIM beta/alpha-barrel domain superfamily codes for MHFKSVVVSGLVAAAARQAGASPCPKPPPTYKPITSIQLGPRPYWLVNDMDEGPLKEKLQSCSEQPIKPSDWSIGHRGGGTMLIPEESVESNLAGARMGAGVLECDVAFTKDRELVCRHSQCDLHTTTNIVAIPELNAKCTTPFTPAGNGTAATAKCCTSDITVAEFKTLCGKMDGFNASATNPKDFLLGTPRYRTDLYATCGTVMTHKEHIAMTNDLGLKFSPELKLPEVEMPFEGDYTQEQYAQQLIDEYKEAGVAPERVWPQSFHYPDVLYWLKAEPTFGKQAVLLDENGDTPETFPLAVGNLTEYAAAGVKIMAPPLYYLVSVEDGKIVPSSYAIKAKELGLNIISWSLERSGFLGDGTKGGYYFTSVANVTNNDGDVYNLLNVLAQDVGVLGVFSDWSATVTYYANCFGLF; via the coding sequence ATGCATTTCAagtccgtcgtcgtctccggtctcgtggccgccgctgcccgGCAAGCCGGCGCCTCCCCTTGCcccaagccgccgccgacctaCAAGCCCATCACCAGTATCCAATTGGGCCCGAGACCCTACTGGCTGGTCAacgacatggacgagggccctctcaaggagaagctgcagTCGTGCTCCGAGCAGCCCATCAAGCCCTCCGATTGGAGCATTGGAcaccgcggcggcggtacgATGTTGATCCCCGAGGAGTCGGTCGAGTCCAACCTTGCCGGGGCCCGTATGGGTGCTGGCGTCCTCGAATGCGACGTCGCCTTCACCAAGGATCGCGAGCTCGTCTGCCGCCACTCGCAGTGCGACTTGCACACGACGACCaacatcgtcgccatccccGAGCTCAACGCCAAGTGCACCACCCCTTTCACCCCGGCCGGCAACGGAACTGCGGCTACCGCCAAGTGCTGCACGTCGGacatcaccgtcgccgagtTCAAGACGCTCTGCGGCAAGATGGACGGCTTCAACGCCTCGGCCACCAACCCCAAGGACTTCCTGCTCGGAACCCCTCGATACCGCACCGACCTGTACGCCACTTGCGGCACCGTCATGACCCACAAGGAGCATATCGCCATGACCAACGATTTGGGCCTGAAGTTCAGCCCCGAGCTCAAGCTGCCCGAGGTTGAGATGCCATTTGAGGGAGACTACACCCAGGAGCAGTACGCCCAGCAGCTCATCGACGAGTAcaaggaggccggcgtcgcgcCTGAGCGCGTCTGGCCCCAGTCCTTCCACTACCCCGACGTCCTCTACTGGCTCAAGGCCGAGCCCACGTTCGGCAAGCaggccgtcctcctcgacgagaacggAGATACGCCCGAGACCTTTCCCTTGGCCGTCGGCAACCTGACCGAGTACGCCGCTGCAGGCGTCAAGATCATGGCGCCCCCCCTGTACTATCTCGTtagcgtcgaggacggcaagatcgtGCCCAGCAGTTacgccatcaaggccaaggagctggGCCTCAACATCATCTCGTGGTCCCTCGAGCGTTCGGGTTTCTTGGGCGATGGCACTAAGGGCGGATACTACTTCACCTCGGTCGCCAATGTCACCAACAACGATGGCGATGTCTACAACCTGCTGAACGTCCTGGCCCAGGATGTTGGTGTCTTGGGAGTCTTCTCCGACTGGAGTGCTACCGTCACATATTATGCCAACTGCTTTGGTCTGTTCTAG
- a CDS encoding Putative diphthamide synthesis DPH1/DPH2, whose amino-acid sequence MTELSAAPVLSTPAEHTFEDPTPTPPPPPTESRTEDELAAVYEIERTAREITEGGWKRVALQFPDSMLRDASWVAEALTKALGGSESHRVCILADTSYSACCVDEIAAEHADAQIVVHYGRSCLSPTSRLPVIYVFTRHTLDVDRAVAAFQKEFLDKEKKIVVMADVTYQDHVAPLAARLRSAGYTGLLHTEVVHDPAGAIPNRKLVDSSSSHEAEAPEADLSQYSLFHVSAPPPALLLALQTRMASLHVLSTPSLATDDPTRTTNALLRRRFARVLTLATAGVVGILVNTLSVSNYLGSIDLLRRRIAEAGKKSYTVVVGKLNAAKLANFAEVDGWVVVGCWESGLVEEDAGFFKPVITPFEMEVALKPESERVWGLEWWGGIEKMDHDAARQEEDEALDEDESAPPEYDLRTGKLVASRPMRMPIRSAKGQTGIDGGGDGDGSESGKATPADSALVKREAGEVATINGVLSPGAEYLRSQRTWQGLGTDYDEESSTVVEEGRSGVARGYTVGEDESRA is encoded by the coding sequence ATGACAGAACTttcggcggcgcccgtcctCTCGACGCCCGCAGAACATACCTTCGAAGACCCGACGCCTAcgcctccgcccccgccgaCCGAGTCGCGAACCGAAGATGAACTCGCTGCCGTCTACGAGATCGAGCGCACGGCGCGCGAGATCACCGAGGGCGGGTGGAAGCGCGTCGCCCTGCAGTTCCCGGACTCCATGTTGCGCGACGCCTCGTGGGTCGCCGAAGCGTTGACGAAGGCGCTGGGAGGCAGCGAAAGCCACAGGGTCTgcatcctcgccgacacGTCCTACAGCGCGTGCTGCGTggacgagatcgccgccgaacacgccgacgcccagatCGTCGTCCACTACGGCCGATCCTGTctgtcgccgacgtcgaggctACCCGTCATCTACGTCTTCACACGACacaccctcgacgtcgaccgagCCGTCGCGGCCTTCCAGAAAGAgttcctcgacaaggagaagaagatcgtCGTCATGGCCGACGTGACATACCAAGACCACGTCGCCCCCTTGGCCGCCAGGCTGCGGTCGGCCGGATACACAGGGCTGCTACACACCGAAGTCGTGCACGACCCCGCCGGTGCAATCCCGAACCGCAAACTGGTCGACTCATCGTCCTCTCATGAGGCCGAGGCCCCCGAAGCCGACCTCTCCCAATACTCCCTCTTCCAcgtctcggcgccgccccccgcgctgctcctcgccctgcAGACGCGTATGGCCTCCCTGCACGTcctctcgacgccgagcctCGCGACCGATGACCCGACGAGGACAACAAACgcgctgctgcggcggcgcttTGCGCGGGTCCTGACGCTCGCGACGGCGGGCGTCGTGGGAATCCTGGTCAACACGCTTTCCGTGTCCAACTAcctcggcagcatcgaccTCTTGAGGCggcgcatcgccgaggccgggaagaagagctacacggtggtggtgggcaagctcaacgccgccaagctggccaacttcgccgaggtcgacggctGGGTCGTCGTGGGCTGTTGGGAGagcggccttgtcgaggaggacgccgggTTCTTCAAGCCCGTCATCACGCCGTTCGAGATGGAGGTGGCGCTGAAGCCCGAGAGCGAGCGCGTATGGGGTCTCGAGTGGTGGGGCGGCATCGAGAAAATGgaccacgacgccgcccggcaggaggaggacgaggcgctggacgaggacgagtcggcgccgcccgagTACGACCTGCGCACGGGCAAGCTCGTGGCCAGCCGGCCGATGAGGATGCCCATTCGGTCAGCCAAGGGGCAAACCGGgatcgacggcggcggggacggagacggcagcgAGAGCGGCAAGGCAACGCCGGCAGATTCGGCTCTGGTGAAGCGGGAGGCTGGCGAGGTGGCCACCATCAACGGGGTCCTGAGTCCCGGCGCCGAGTACCTGCGGTCGCAGAGGACATGGCAGGGCCTTGGGACGGActacgacgaggagagcagcaccgtcgtcgaggagggccggaGCGGCGTTGCACGCGGCTACACGGTGGGCGAAGACGAAAGTAGAGCGTAG